In Salana multivorans, a single genomic region encodes these proteins:
- a CDS encoding ABC-three component system middle component 2: MSSPLNGPLETAIRALTLLAEAYPRSLDLNQLVLLDHGLLHSEDLGGPPSLHPPVPIRSSELGVKRHQLTLGLEVLTRVGLADMSAAAGGIHFTAAEGAHPFLSLLETPHARALADRATWAVDRYGELSDAGLRDAIREVSGRWAEEFENFLGGEQAR; this comes from the coding sequence ATGAGCAGCCCTCTCAATGGCCCCTTGGAGACGGCCATCCGCGCCTTGACGCTCCTCGCCGAGGCGTACCCGAGGAGCCTGGATTTGAACCAACTTGTTCTACTTGACCACGGTCTGCTGCACAGCGAGGATCTCGGGGGCCCCCCGAGCCTGCACCCACCTGTTCCGATCCGCTCCAGCGAGCTTGGAGTGAAGCGTCACCAACTCACGCTCGGACTTGAGGTGCTAACAAGAGTGGGACTCGCCGACATGAGTGCCGCAGCCGGCGGTATCCACTTCACGGCTGCTGAAGGGGCACATCCCTTCCTTAGCTTGCTGGAGACGCCCCATGCTCGCGCCTTGGCAGATCGAGCGACCTGGGCGGTCGACCGCTACGGAGAGCTTTCAGACGCCGGACTCCGAGATGCGATCCGTGAAGTGTCCGGACGATGGGCAGAAGAGTTCGAGAACTTCCTCGGTGGGGAGCAAGCAAGGTGA
- a CDS encoding ATP-binding protein, giving the protein MSRLRLLHITLWGPNVPLSTVEFGPGLTLVRGPSDTGKSFMVEAIDFMLGGKSLKEIPERTGYSTVLLGVELPTGETVTLTRGVAGGALTLHRSDVRSGPFSVPGETLSAKHNSKSDANLSMFLLKQLDLDNSLIRKNAQGATVSLSFRDLVHLCIIGETKMQSEVPPAITGQYTTKTKEISAFKLLLEAEDDSSVVATQGAREGVRTTGAKIEVIDQLLRDVEAKLVETPDEGELRDQLARLNASLADHTSAVEGLLTERSGLVKQLRRSQEAVQEARTELSEVGALQGRFGLLSDQYDSDLNRLATIREAGVLLGFFTPGKCQFCGAELADQQYNHAHGVDGTVFEESIDAEIAKTRALRADLALTMEELVRRGGHARASGREAVAQVEALGVRLRVLDDELSPGNSQLRELIGVKSDLERSLALYSQAAELTQLKAALIDSTQTDATVVSAGLNLTALREFSAELAKRLSAWGYPDAASVRYDRAEQDILADDQYRSAHGKGVRAVLHAAFTVGLAQYCLDRDIAHPGFVVLDSPLVTYRPPGRNSPVQLDQSLPVGIVADFYRDIQASFDGQVIVMENLDPTEPLGPNAVDVVFTKEIGVGRYGFLPPKGSARAAKMED; this is encoded by the coding sequence GTGAGCCGGCTGAGGTTGTTACACATCACTCTTTGGGGACCGAACGTACCGCTGTCGACGGTCGAGTTCGGTCCCGGGCTCACTCTCGTGCGCGGCCCGTCAGACACCGGCAAGTCCTTCATGGTGGAAGCAATCGACTTCATGCTCGGCGGCAAGTCACTTAAGGAGATACCCGAGCGAACCGGCTACTCCACTGTGCTGCTCGGGGTTGAGCTACCCACTGGTGAGACCGTGACGCTTACGCGCGGAGTTGCAGGTGGCGCTCTCACGCTCCACCGCTCCGATGTCCGCAGCGGACCGTTCTCAGTCCCGGGTGAGACTCTCTCGGCGAAGCACAACTCGAAGAGCGACGCGAATCTCTCGATGTTCTTGCTGAAGCAGCTTGATCTCGACAACTCACTGATTCGGAAGAACGCGCAGGGAGCAACCGTTTCGCTCAGCTTCCGGGATCTCGTACATCTCTGCATCATCGGCGAGACGAAGATGCAATCCGAAGTTCCGCCGGCGATCACGGGGCAATACACGACGAAGACGAAGGAGATCTCGGCGTTCAAGCTGCTCTTGGAGGCGGAGGACGACTCCTCGGTCGTCGCTACCCAAGGAGCACGGGAGGGTGTGCGGACGACTGGTGCGAAGATTGAGGTGATCGATCAGTTGCTGCGCGACGTCGAGGCGAAGCTCGTCGAGACTCCCGACGAAGGTGAGTTACGCGATCAACTGGCGCGGCTCAATGCCTCCCTCGCCGATCACACGTCCGCGGTGGAGGGCCTCCTCACGGAACGATCTGGACTCGTAAAGCAACTTCGTCGCTCACAGGAGGCTGTCCAAGAGGCGAGGACCGAGCTTTCAGAAGTTGGAGCACTCCAGGGCAGGTTTGGTCTTCTCAGTGACCAGTACGACTCGGATCTTAACCGTTTGGCGACGATTCGGGAGGCTGGTGTACTCCTTGGCTTCTTCACGCCCGGAAAGTGTCAGTTCTGCGGTGCGGAGCTCGCTGATCAGCAGTACAACCATGCTCACGGTGTCGACGGCACCGTGTTCGAGGAGTCAATCGATGCCGAGATCGCCAAGACCAGGGCGCTTCGCGCAGACCTTGCGCTCACCATGGAGGAACTGGTTCGACGCGGCGGACACGCGCGGGCATCCGGACGCGAGGCAGTTGCCCAAGTCGAAGCACTGGGCGTCAGACTCCGGGTGCTCGATGATGAGCTGAGCCCTGGGAACTCCCAGCTGCGCGAACTGATCGGGGTCAAGAGCGATCTCGAGAGGTCGCTCGCTCTGTACTCGCAGGCTGCCGAACTGACCCAACTTAAGGCTGCCCTCATCGATAGTACGCAGACAGATGCGACCGTCGTCTCCGCAGGCCTGAACCTCACAGCGCTCCGAGAGTTCTCCGCCGAACTGGCGAAGCGCCTTAGTGCCTGGGGGTACCCGGATGCGGCCTCTGTCCGGTACGACCGCGCCGAGCAGGACATCTTGGCGGACGATCAGTACCGGTCCGCACATGGGAAGGGGGTCCGAGCAGTCCTCCACGCGGCGTTCACTGTGGGGCTTGCGCAGTACTGCTTGGATCGCGACATCGCCCACCCCGGTTTCGTCGTGCTCGACTCGCCGCTAGTCACCTATCGCCCGCCCGGCCGCAACTCACCGGTGCAACTCGATCAGTCGCTTCCTGTAGGGATCGTCGCTGACTTCTACCGCGATATCCAGGCGAGTTTCGATGGACAGGTGATCGTGATGGAGAACCTGGACCCGACCGAGCCGCTCGGCCCGAATGCAGTCGATGTTGTCTTCACCAAGGAGATCGGAGTCGGACGCTACGGCTTCCTTCCGCCCAAGGGCTCCGCGAGGGCAGCCAAGATGGAGGATTAG
- the dnaB gene encoding replicative DNA helicase produces MTATDEDLRAFGSLEERTPPHDVPAEQSVLGGMMLSKDAIADVIEAIRGNDFYRPQHEMIFEAIVDLYGRGQPTDVVAVADALAKTGELGRAGGHDYLHTLISSVPTAANAGYYAGIVRERAVLRKLVEAGTRIVQLGYASDGGAVDELVNSAQSEIYAVTERRTSEDYRLLRDIITGTMEEIEIASQPGGNTAGIPTGFAELDRLTNGFQPGQMIVVAARPAMGKSTMALDVVRSASIHHKKTSAVFSLEMSANEIVTRLLAAEAGVPLSKLRQGPMEDRDWNKLANTMSKVSDAPMFIDDSPNMTLMEIRAKCRRLKQRHNLQLVVIDYLQLMTSGKRVESRQQEVSEFSRAIKLLAKELEVPVIAVSQLNRGAEQRTDKRPQVSDLRESGSIEQDADMVILLHRDEVYDRETERQGEADFIVAKNRSGPTANIVVAFQGHYTRFVDMPSDGSVGGGGGGGW; encoded by the coding sequence GTGACGGCAACGGACGAGGATCTTCGCGCCTTCGGATCGCTGGAGGAGCGCACCCCGCCGCACGACGTGCCAGCGGAGCAGAGCGTGCTCGGCGGCATGATGCTGAGCAAGGACGCGATCGCGGACGTCATCGAGGCCATCCGCGGGAACGACTTCTACCGGCCGCAGCACGAGATGATCTTCGAGGCGATCGTCGACCTGTACGGGCGCGGTCAGCCGACGGACGTCGTCGCCGTGGCCGATGCGCTCGCCAAGACGGGCGAGCTGGGTCGCGCCGGTGGGCACGACTACCTGCACACGCTCATCTCGTCCGTCCCGACCGCCGCGAACGCCGGCTACTACGCGGGGATCGTGCGGGAGCGGGCGGTGCTGCGCAAGCTCGTCGAGGCGGGGACCCGCATCGTCCAGCTCGGGTACGCCTCGGACGGCGGCGCCGTCGACGAGCTGGTGAACTCGGCCCAGAGCGAGATCTACGCCGTGACCGAGCGGCGCACGAGCGAGGACTACCGGCTGCTGCGCGACATCATCACCGGGACGATGGAGGAGATCGAGATCGCCTCCCAGCCCGGCGGGAACACCGCGGGCATCCCGACGGGGTTCGCCGAGCTCGACCGGCTGACGAACGGGTTCCAGCCCGGGCAGATGATCGTCGTGGCCGCGCGACCGGCGATGGGCAAGTCGACGATGGCGCTCGACGTGGTGCGCTCGGCGTCGATCCACCACAAGAAGACGTCGGCCGTCTTCTCCCTGGAGATGAGCGCGAACGAGATCGTGACGCGTCTGCTCGCGGCGGAGGCCGGGGTGCCGCTGTCGAAGCTGCGCCAGGGTCCGATGGAGGACCGCGACTGGAACAAGCTCGCGAACACGATGAGCAAGGTCTCGGACGCGCCGATGTTCATCGACGACTCGCCGAACATGACGCTCATGGAGATCCGGGCGAAGTGCCGCCGGCTCAAGCAGCGGCACAACCTCCAGCTCGTGGTGATCGACTACCTCCAGCTCATGACGAGCGGGAAGCGCGTGGAGTCGCGCCAGCAGGAGGTCTCGGAGTTCTCCCGCGCGATCAAGCTGCTGGCCAAGGAGCTCGAGGTCCCGGTGATCGCGGTGTCCCAGCTCAACCGTGGCGCCGAGCAGCGAACGGACAAGCGGCCCCAGGTGTCCGACCTTCGTGAGTCGGGCTCGATCGAGCAGGACGCCGACATGGTGATCCTGCTCCACCGCGACGAGGTCTACGACCGGGAGACCGAGCGTCAGGGCGAGGCCGACTTCATCGTGGCCAAGAACCGCTCGGGTCCCACGGCCAACATCGTCGTGGCGTTCCAGGGCCACTACACGCGGTTCGTCGACATGCCGTCGGACGGGTCCGTCGGCGGCGGTGGTGGGGGCGGCTGGTAG
- a CDS encoding MATE family efflux transporter: MSTPSLDRRILALALPALGALIAEPLFVLVDSALVGHLGVAELAGLTLASTLLVTAVGLFVFLAYTTTASVGRLIGAGHPDRALRAGVDGIWLALGVGALVAAVGIAVAPWAIGLLGGPDLSPEVAAHAVTYLRTSLPGMPGMLAVLAATGVLRGLLDTRTPLVVAGIGAVVNAGLNALFIYGFGWGIGGSGAGTALVQLGMGAWLVAVVVRGTRATLGPGFSLRPSLDGVGGGLRDGFPLFLRTLTLRVAILLTVTVAATLGEIPLAAHQVVNSLWGFAAFALDALAIAAQALVGRALGAADEGEARSVLRRTLTWGAGAGLVIGAVLALLAHPLASLFTPDDVARSAAATGLYVIAVAMPLAGVVFVLDGVLIGAGDGTFLAWAGVASLVAYLPFLWIVWSHAPRGPGQEAAAVAWLWLAFAVAFMLARGIATYLRSRGSRWLVLGVR, from the coding sequence GTGTCAACCCCGAGCCTGGATCGCCGCATCCTCGCCCTCGCGCTCCCCGCCCTCGGCGCACTCATCGCCGAACCGCTGTTCGTCCTCGTCGACTCCGCGCTCGTCGGGCACCTCGGGGTGGCCGAGCTGGCCGGGCTGACCCTCGCCTCGACGCTCCTCGTCACCGCCGTCGGCCTCTTCGTCTTCCTCGCCTACACCACGACGGCGAGCGTCGGCCGGCTCATCGGCGCCGGTCATCCCGACCGTGCCCTGCGCGCCGGTGTCGACGGGATCTGGCTCGCGCTCGGCGTCGGCGCCCTCGTCGCGGCGGTCGGGATCGCCGTCGCACCCTGGGCGATCGGCCTCCTCGGCGGTCCCGACCTCTCGCCGGAGGTCGCAGCGCACGCCGTGACCTACCTGCGCACCTCCCTGCCGGGCATGCCCGGCATGCTCGCGGTCCTCGCGGCCACCGGCGTCCTGCGCGGGCTCCTCGACACCCGCACGCCCCTCGTCGTCGCCGGCATCGGCGCCGTGGTCAACGCGGGCCTCAACGCGCTGTTCATCTACGGCTTCGGCTGGGGCATCGGCGGCTCGGGCGCCGGCACGGCCCTGGTCCAGCTCGGCATGGGGGCGTGGCTCGTCGCCGTCGTCGTCCGCGGGACCCGGGCCACCCTCGGCCCCGGCTTCTCGCTCCGACCCTCGCTCGACGGCGTCGGCGGCGGCCTGCGCGACGGGTTCCCGCTCTTCCTGCGCACGCTGACCCTGCGCGTCGCGATCCTTCTCACGGTGACGGTCGCCGCGACCCTCGGGGAGATCCCGCTCGCCGCGCACCAGGTCGTCAACTCGCTCTGGGGCTTCGCCGCCTTCGCGCTCGACGCGCTCGCGATCGCCGCCCAGGCCCTCGTCGGTCGCGCGCTCGGCGCCGCGGACGAGGGCGAGGCCCGCTCGGTCCTGCGGCGCACGCTCACCTGGGGTGCGGGGGCCGGGCTCGTCATCGGCGCGGTCCTCGCGCTGCTCGCGCACCCGCTCGCCTCGCTGTTCACGCCGGACGACGTCGCTCGGTCGGCCGCTGCCACCGGCCTGTACGTGATCGCGGTCGCGATGCCGCTCGCCGGCGTCGTCTTCGTCCTCGACGGCGTGCTCATCGGCGCCGGCGACGGCACCTTCCTGGCCTGGGCCGGTGTCGCCAGCCTCGTCGCCTACCTGCCGTTCCTGTGGATCGTGTGGAGCCACGCGCCGCGCGGCCCCGGGCAGGAGGCCGCGGCGGTCGCCTGGCTGTGGCTCGCGTTCGCCGTCGCGTTCATGCTCGCGCGCGGGATCGCAACGTACCTGCGCTCGCGCGGGAGCCGTTGGCTCGTCCTCGGTGTGCGCTGA
- a CDS encoding ABC transporter ATP-binding protein yields MNDAHVPPRPGALPTATSPTGTAATAPAAGVSPTGTPPAAVRALDLSKVYGTGEAAVRALDHADVAFGSGEFTAIMGASGSGKSTLLHLLAGLDSPTTGRVVLGDTDLTLLDDDALTLLRRARIGFVFQSFNLLPMFTAEQNILLPLELAGRRVDAATRAWFDQLVGILGLRDRLTHLPSELSGGQQQRVAIARALLTRPDVVFADEPTGNLDSRSGAEVLDLLRTSVRELGQTVVMVTHDSAAAAYADRVVLVADGRIAGDLRRPTPETVQAHLDALREAALTSPTTAQVR; encoded by the coding sequence ATGAACGACGCTCACGTCCCCCCGCGCCCCGGCGCCCTCCCCACCGCGACCTCCCCGACCGGCACCGCGGCCACCGCCCCGGCCGCCGGCGTCAGCCCGACCGGCACCCCGCCCGCCGCCGTCCGCGCCCTCGACCTCAGCAAGGTCTACGGCACCGGCGAGGCGGCCGTCCGCGCGCTCGACCACGCCGACGTCGCCTTCGGTTCCGGCGAGTTCACCGCGATCATGGGCGCCTCCGGGTCGGGCAAGTCGACCCTCCTGCACCTGCTCGCTGGCCTCGACTCCCCGACCACCGGTCGCGTCGTCCTCGGCGACACCGACCTCACCCTGCTCGACGACGACGCCCTCACGCTGCTGCGTCGCGCCCGCATCGGCTTCGTGTTCCAGTCCTTCAACCTGCTTCCGATGTTCACGGCCGAGCAGAACATCCTCCTGCCGCTCGAGCTCGCCGGCCGCCGCGTCGACGCCGCCACCCGCGCGTGGTTCGACCAGCTCGTCGGGATCCTCGGCCTGCGCGACCGCCTCACCCACCTGCCGAGCGAGCTGTCCGGCGGCCAGCAGCAGCGCGTCGCCATCGCCCGCGCCCTGCTCACCCGCCCGGACGTCGTGTTCGCCGACGAGCCGACCGGCAACCTCGACTCCCGCTCCGGCGCGGAGGTCCTCGACCTGCTCCGCACGAGCGTGCGCGAGCTCGGCCAGACCGTCGTCATGGTCACCCACGACTCCGCGGCGGCCGCCTACGCCGACCGCGTCGTCCTCGTCGCCGACGGCCGGATCGCCGGCGACCTGCGGCGCCCCACCCCGGAGACCGTCCAGGCGCACCTCGACGCGCTGCGCGAGGCTGCCCTCACCAGCCCGACGACGGCGCAGGTCCGCTGA
- a CDS encoding ABC transporter permease, which yields MWRLTVAQMRRSIARLVAVGIAIALGTGFVTATFVTTSTIEQTALAAARAGVGDPDLVVQPPTYETLDDTQIAAIEGIDGVAAVQPIGSSWRDVTAGGLTSAVAFSPVSPDERLGQVTLLEGAAPAGTGEIALPASVASRFGVGVGDDVTILASTWTGDADTVRPSQQLVVSGLTSDGSGLGFGMPLGLASRDLLKAWQVEDDWSSWQGATLVLAPGADPATVEAAIVAAVPDVTLMSGEDFARNQAAQFTGGVSVFRGLILAFAAVALAVAGIVIANTFTVLVAQRTRTLALLRCVGATPRQVRRSVRLEALVLGIIASIAGILLGLGLGQAVLSILRAVNDGVPLPAAVPVDGWTILVPLVAGVLVTVISASGAARLATRVAPLAALRPVDAPAAEGRTGRRATPRVVTGWVLTIGGIAAMVGAMAWSRANPGGAFELALLLGVLGGIVTLIGVVLAAITIVPAAIRLLGRAAGALGGPAQRLAATNSVRNPGRTTSTATALIVGVSLVTMMATGATTARVQLTQMLDEQLAVDVTVTAPTGTTLTADTIAGIQGVDGVVDSLVLDGTNAEVTSDSGTISAAVWRVAEPGSLGSVVRTADDGWPREYAAFADGWVVPKDGSITLGDASEVPTGLLGGLPDFTVLLDSEAWGHTGLTADTSAIWLALAPDANPVAVSQAIEDVVSRTVDAGAPAPIVAGGAVERAGYTQIIDTLLIVVVGLLGVAVVIALIGVANTLALSVVERRRENALLRALGLTRSQLRWALATEGVLLALVGALVGIVLGLAFGWIGSSLLLGVAGASVPLVVPWSTIGAVVLVALVSGVLASVLPARGAVRVPPVVALAS from the coding sequence ATGTGGCGGCTCACCGTCGCCCAGATGCGCCGGAGCATCGCCCGGCTGGTCGCGGTCGGCATCGCGATCGCGCTCGGGACGGGCTTCGTCACCGCCACGTTCGTCACGACCTCCACGATCGAGCAGACCGCGCTGGCCGCCGCCCGCGCCGGCGTCGGTGATCCCGACCTCGTCGTCCAGCCGCCCACGTACGAGACCCTCGACGACACCCAGATCGCCGCGATCGAGGGGATCGACGGCGTCGCCGCGGTCCAGCCCATCGGGTCGAGCTGGCGCGACGTCACGGCCGGCGGACTCACCTCGGCCGTCGCGTTCAGCCCCGTCTCGCCCGACGAGCGGCTCGGCCAGGTGACCCTCCTCGAGGGTGCCGCGCCCGCCGGGACGGGTGAGATCGCGCTGCCCGCATCGGTCGCGTCGCGGTTCGGGGTCGGGGTCGGCGACGACGTCACGATCCTCGCCAGCACGTGGACGGGTGACGCCGACACCGTCCGTCCCTCCCAGCAGCTCGTGGTCTCCGGCCTCACGTCCGACGGCTCGGGGCTCGGCTTCGGCATGCCCCTCGGTCTCGCGAGCCGCGACCTGCTCAAGGCCTGGCAGGTCGAGGACGACTGGTCGTCCTGGCAGGGCGCCACGCTCGTCCTCGCCCCCGGCGCGGACCCCGCGACGGTCGAGGCGGCGATCGTCGCGGCCGTCCCCGACGTCACCCTCATGAGCGGCGAGGACTTCGCCCGCAACCAGGCGGCGCAGTTCACCGGTGGCGTCTCGGTCTTCCGCGGCCTGATCCTCGCGTTCGCCGCCGTCGCGCTGGCCGTCGCCGGCATCGTCATCGCGAACACCTTCACCGTGCTCGTCGCGCAGCGCACCAGGACCCTCGCGCTCCTGCGCTGCGTCGGCGCGACGCCCCGGCAGGTGCGCCGCTCGGTCCGGCTCGAGGCGCTCGTCCTCGGGATCATCGCGTCGATCGCCGGCATCCTGCTCGGTCTCGGCCTCGGCCAGGCGGTGCTCAGCATCCTGCGCGCGGTCAACGACGGCGTGCCGCTGCCGGCCGCCGTGCCGGTCGACGGCTGGACGATCCTCGTGCCGCTCGTCGCGGGCGTGCTCGTCACGGTGATCTCGGCGTCCGGGGCCGCGCGCCTGGCGACGCGGGTCGCGCCGCTCGCCGCCCTGCGGCCCGTCGACGCGCCGGCGGCCGAGGGCCGCACCGGACGACGGGCGACGCCCCGCGTCGTGACCGGCTGGGTGCTGACGATCGGCGGCATCGCTGCGATGGTCGGCGCGATGGCCTGGTCGAGGGCGAACCCCGGCGGGGCGTTCGAGCTCGCGCTGCTCCTCGGCGTCCTCGGCGGCATCGTCACGCTGATCGGCGTCGTGCTCGCCGCCATCACGATCGTGCCGGCGGCCATCCGCCTGCTCGGTCGCGCCGCCGGCGCGCTCGGCGGACCGGCGCAGCGGCTCGCCGCGACGAACTCCGTCCGCAACCCCGGCCGGACGACGTCGACGGCGACCGCCCTCATCGTCGGCGTCTCGCTCGTCACGATGATGGCGACGGGGGCGACGACCGCCCGGGTCCAGCTCACCCAGATGCTCGACGAGCAGCTCGCCGTCGACGTCACCGTGACGGCCCCGACGGGCACCACCCTCACCGCGGACACGATCGCGGGGATCCAGGGGGTCGACGGCGTCGTGGACTCGCTCGTGCTCGACGGGACGAACGCCGAGGTGACGTCGGACTCGGGCACGATCTCCGCCGCCGTGTGGCGCGTCGCGGAGCCGGGCTCGCTCGGCTCGGTCGTCCGCACGGCCGACGACGGCTGGCCGCGCGAGTACGCCGCCTTCGCCGACGGCTGGGTGGTCCCGAAGGACGGGAGCATCACGCTGGGCGACGCGAGCGAGGTCCCGACCGGGCTGCTCGGCGGCCTGCCGGACTTCACGGTGCTGCTCGACTCCGAGGCCTGGGGTCACACCGGGCTCACGGCTGACACGTCGGCGATCTGGCTCGCGCTGGCGCCGGACGCCAACCCGGTCGCGGTGTCCCAGGCGATCGAGGACGTGGTCTCGCGCACGGTCGACGCCGGGGCGCCCGCGCCCATCGTCGCCGGTGGCGCCGTCGAGCGCGCCGGGTACACGCAGATCATCGACACGCTGCTCATCGTCGTCGTCGGGCTGCTCGGGGTGGCCGTCGTCATCGCGCTCATCGGGGTGGCGAACACCCTGGCGCTGTCGGTGGTCGAGCGGCGCCGGGAGAACGCGCTGCTCCGGGCGCTCGGCCTGACCCGGAGCCAGCTCCGCTGGGCGCTGGCGACCGAGGGCGTGCTGCTCGCGCTGGTCGGCGCACTGGTCGGGATCGTGCTCGGGCTCGCGTTCGGCTGGATCGGCAGCTCGCTGCTGCTGGGCGTCGCCGGAGCGTCGGTGCCGCTCGTCGTGCCGTGGTCGACCATCGGCGCCGTCGTGCTCGTGGCGCTGGTGTCGGGTGTGCTCGCCTCGGTGCTCCCGGCCCGCGGCGCGGTCCGCGTCCCGCCGGTGGTGGCCCTGGCGTCCTGA
- a CDS encoding ribonuclease domain-containing protein: protein MRREPSDIEGQGQSRSIGRPSPGVRAAGPRASPGGRAELLVLQRAAGNRAVVRGLAEPAAAPPVVQLTLFHEGGKGVVVTERVRGIVRWVRKASVQPGGSRHIANIQNRGFPGFRRGKAEHAGGRPYDNNPQPDRHRLPLDQTYQEWDVNPVAPGAARDAERVVTSNTGVAYYSNDHYRNFTRLRD, encoded by the coding sequence GTGCGCCGAGAGCCGAGCGACATCGAGGGCCAGGGCCAGAGCCGGAGCATCGGCCGGCCGTCACCCGGGGTCCGCGCGGCCGGCCCGAGGGCGTCCCCCGGCGGTCGCGCCGAGCTGCTGGTGCTCCAGCGGGCCGCCGGCAACCGGGCCGTCGTCCGCGGCCTGGCCGAACCGGCCGCCGCGCCGCCGGTCGTCCAGCTCACCCTGTTCCACGAGGGCGGCAAGGGCGTCGTCGTGACGGAGCGCGTGCGCGGCATCGTCCGCTGGGTCCGCAAGGCGAGCGTGCAGCCCGGCGGCTCCCGCCACATCGCGAACATCCAGAACCGCGGCTTCCCCGGGTTCCGCCGGGGGAAGGCCGAGCACGCCGGAGGTCGGCCCTACGACAACAACCCCCAGCCCGATCGACACCGCCTCCCGCTCGACCAGACGTACCAGGAGTGGGACGTCAACCCCGTCGCGCCCGGTGCGGCGCGCGACGCCGAGCGCGTCGTGACCTCGAACACGGGCGTCGCGTACTACTCCAACGACCACTACCGGAACTTCACCAGGCTCCGGGACTAG
- the rplI gene encoding 50S ribosomal protein L9 produces the protein MTTKLILTHEVTGLGTAGDVVEVKDGYARNYLVPRGLGQVWSRGAEKQIEGMRASRAKKAHASVEAASAVRDQLEATRYTVTGRAGAGGRLFGTVTSKEIAASVKAAGGPDLDRRSIEVKQHIKTLGTHAVTVHLHDGVTAKLTLEVVPA, from the coding sequence ATGACGACGAAGCTCATCCTCACGCACGAGGTCACCGGCCTCGGCACCGCCGGTGACGTGGTCGAGGTCAAGGACGGCTACGCCCGCAACTACCTCGTTCCGCGCGGTCTCGGCCAGGTCTGGAGCCGTGGCGCCGAGAAGCAGATCGAGGGCATGCGCGCCTCGCGCGCCAAGAAGGCCCACGCCTCCGTCGAGGCGGCCTCGGCCGTCCGCGACCAGCTCGAGGCCACGCGCTACACGGTGACCGGCCGCGCCGGCGCCGGTGGCCGCCTCTTCGGCACGGTCACGAGCAAGGAGATCGCCGCCTCGGTCAAGGCTGCCGGCGGTCCCGACCTCGACCGTCGCTCGATCGAGGTCAAGCAGCACATCAAGACGCTGGGCACCCACGCGGTGACCGTGCACCTGCACGACGGCGTGACGGCGAAGCTGACCCTCGAGGTCGTCCCCGCCTGA
- the rpsR gene encoding 30S ribosomal protein S18: MAKPALRKPKKKVSPLKAAKVEGTIDYKDTVLLRKFISDRGKIRARRVTGVSVQDQRKIARAVKNAREMALLPYSSSAR, from the coding sequence ATGGCGAAGCCCGCACTTCGCAAGCCCAAGAAGAAGGTCTCGCCCCTCAAGGCCGCCAAGGTCGAGGGCACGATCGACTACAAGGACACCGTCCTGCTGCGCAAGTTCATCTCCGACCGCGGCAAGATCCGCGCGCGCCGCGTGACCGGTGTCTCCGTCCAGGACCAGCGCAAGATCGCTCGCGCGGTCAAGAACGCCCGCGAGATGGCGCTGCTCCCCTACTCGAGCTCCGCTCGCTGA
- a CDS encoding single-stranded DNA-binding protein has protein sequence MAGETVITVIGNLTADPELRFTQSGAAVAGFTVASTPRTFDRQSGEWRDGEALFLRCSAWRDLATNVAESLTKGMRVIVQGRLTQRSYETREGEKRTVVELEVDEIGPSLRFATAKVQRAARGGGGGGGFGGGQSGGGSGSSGGQGGYGGGGQRSGGGGGYGSGGASSEDPWSAGDSFSDDPPF, from the coding sequence ATGGCAGGTGAAACCGTCATCACCGTGATCGGCAACCTCACGGCGGACCCCGAGCTGCGGTTCACGCAGTCCGGTGCCGCGGTCGCTGGATTCACGGTCGCCTCGACCCCGCGCACGTTCGACCGCCAGAGCGGCGAGTGGCGCGACGGCGAAGCGCTGTTCCTGCGCTGCTCGGCGTGGCGGGACCTCGCGACGAACGTCGCCGAGTCCCTCACCAAGGGCATGCGCGTCATCGTGCAGGGCCGTCTCACCCAGCGCTCCTACGAGACCCGCGAGGGCGAGAAGCGCACCGTCGTGGAGCTCGAGGTCGACGAGATCGGCCCGTCGCTCCGCTTCGCCACGGCCAAGGTCCAGCGCGCCGCGCGCGGTGGCGGCGGTGGCGGTGGCTTCGGCGGCGGTCAGAGCGGTGGCGGCTCCGGCAGCTCCGGCGGCCAGGGTGGCTACGGCGGTGGCGGTCAGCGCTCCGGTGGCGGCGGGGGCTACGGCTCCGGCGGCGCCTCGAGCGAGGACCCCTGGTCGGCCGGGGACTCGTTCTCCGACGACCCGCCGTTCTGA
- the rpsF gene encoding 30S ribosomal protein S6 → MRPYELMLILDPEVDERTVAPSLDKFLSVITTGGGSVDKVDIWGKRRLAYEINKRSEGIYAVVNMTATPELAKELDRQLGLNEAVMRTKLLRADA, encoded by the coding sequence ATGCGTCCGTACGAGCTGATGCTGATCCTCGACCCCGAGGTGGACGAGCGCACCGTCGCTCCGTCGCTCGACAAGTTCCTGTCCGTGATCACCACCGGTGGTGGCTCCGTCGACAAGGTCGACATCTGGGGCAAGCGCCGGCTGGCCTACGAGATCAACAAGCGTTCCGAGGGCATCTACGCCGTCGTCAACATGACGGCGACGCCGGAGCTCGCCAAGGAGCTCGACCGCCAGCTCGGCCTCAACGAGGCCGTCATGCGGACGAAGCTCCTGCGCGCCGACGCCTGA